The nucleotide window GTCTGCCTGGTTTGGATCAAACCAGAGATAAATACTAAATATCCTTCACACATTCCGAGTTTGCTTCCATGATGAGGTTGTTGCTAAAATCATTTAGTCATTAAAACACCAGAGAAATTAAGTTACATCCAAGTAGAGCGACTGTGCAGGATTTTGTTCGGTTTCTCACTCAGGACTTTATATGTGCAAAAAGCTTCTGATCAAACCGCAATAAAATATCCACTAAATCACATGATGCTTCTTTCCCTTAGAcgttataaaaacacaacagtgaGGATCCCTCTAATACGGAGTCACGGGACGCGTGGAGAATCATCCGGCATAATAAATAGACCACAATGTGCAGGTTCCAGTCTGATAAATATTCTACTCGATCCGGGCAGCATGCAGCAGTGACACGTCGCCTCCGCAGGCTTTATATCTACGGCTTCCAGGACTGTAGTCGAGAAGCGGACTCAAAACCAAGATCAGTCTGATCTGATCGGACTTTTGATTTGAGatcgaaaaagaaaaatgtcctcAGGGCAATTTCCTCCAGAAGATTatcaaaatgctttttttttcctgaatatAATTAGAAATCAAAATAAGTGTCATATTTCGAATCCCAAAGATTCTCAGTTTaccaaacaataaacaagaaagcAGCCAATCCTAATTTGAAGTTAAACAATTGACTTTAGGTTGAATAATCCAATGACAAACTATTTCAGCGCTGCGCCTCCCTGAGACGGAGCCGGCCGAGCGAGTACGAGACATCCAGGGTGACCTTGAGATTACGCCGCGTCTCAAACTACAGCCTTCACCGATCAACGAAGAGAACTTTCTGCCGCCTGCGAACCAAAATACTTCCTGGTTTGACTTGTTCGGCGCCTGACGTAGGAACCAGGCCGCTGGGTGGAGGCGGCGCGGGCGGAGTTTAGGTCTGCAGCAGACTGTGGACTCGGTGCAGCTGAGACTGGGACAGCACGAGGCGATGCACCTGCTCCTGGCCGCTGTGACACGGCACCATGACCCGGCCCACCAGCACCGTGTcgccctgcttctcctccttggCCTGACAACAGACAGGGTTCAgccaggtgcattgtgggaagatCGCTTTTAAGACTAAGCATGAGGGCTTTATTTAGAAAACAAGTTatcaaaaaaaaaggtttaatggCAGCGGGTGCAGAAACAGATCTTGATGCATTTTTTCCAAATTAGACTTAATTTGGAAATCAGTAAATCAATAATTGCTCACCTTCACAAACGAGGTCGACGGAAACGTCGCGAAATCGGACGAGGCTCGCGCTCCGGCCTGCTGGTGGACGACGTGCTCGGCGACTTCGTCCTGACGgcgaagagagaaaagaggacttTTAAATAATACGGCTCCCGGATCAGCCAGTGAGCATTTGAAGGACGCGCACGCTCACCTTCAGCCGGCCCAGCGTGTCACTGAGGGACTGTAACCGGGCCGTCTGCTCCAGCAGCTGAGCGCCGGGGGtcactgcagcacaaacaacaacaacaaccaccaccagtGTGCTATTAGCGTAGTAGAATACATAATTCATGTAGTCTGAAAGTATATTGCAAAACAAGTATGTCTTTGTACTTTATATATATGTAGCATTGTATTGAAGCATCATTTGCATACCTGGAGATTTCCCAGTGATGTCCACCACCTTGACGTTGGCGCTCATCTGCAGCAGCGTCTCCAGCAGCTGGTCGGTCTTGCGGTAGAGGGCGCTGGAGAGCACCTCGGGGCGACCTCCTTCTCTGCAGGGGAGCTTGGTCacgtgaagaggaggaagagaggcgaGCTGAGCGCGCATCTTCTCAGCCTGCAGGAGGACACAAAGAAACCCAGATGTAACGAGAAGGGGGTCATGTGACGTTCAACATCCACGTCAGAGGACGGCGTGAAGACCTTCATCCGGTTGTTGTCGTTCTTCAGGTGTTTGATGCAGAGCCGCTGCGCTTCGATCTGCTGAGTCAGCAGAGGGGAGTCGATGACCTGGACCCCCGAACCGGAGACGGGCATCACGTTGGCTGCTGGGGGAGAAGAGCGGGTTCCCGTCAGCAACACGGTTTAACATTTTGATCCTGGGTTTGTGAAAGTAGTGAAGCCTGCCTCTGCTTTAGTCCACTGCACTTACATTCAACCAATAGCATAAGAGTAACTATGCATTAAGTAGTAGATGTACATGCCACAGGATGCCGGTTCATGCGATGCATTTCTACCTGGTGTCAAAATATCCAACTATTTAACAGACCTGCAAAAACCCTTGAATAAAACACTGATGAAGAATATCACGGACGTCAAACCATGCacgtttcattattttttaaataaaaatgagcatGCGGGATCAACAGCATATAGGCAGATACCTTTTTGTTCCTCTGCAGAACGTATTCAGAGATTAGAAAAAGTGATGGAAAGACAAAGGAGGACTTAAAGTTAGAATCCTGTTTGTTAGATTAGTTTTTTGTCGGCTAGAGTTCATTGTTAAAACATCGCTGAAAGCCGTAACCGCGGGTTAACGTGGTGCCTTCAGGGTTCAGCCTGATGTCGTTAAAATGTACGTCGGTGTCGTtttcacctcctgctgctcccgtGACGATGGAGGCGATCCCCGACGGGCCGGCGGCTCGGAGCCCATCGACGTTCATCTTGGACTGGCTGTTGATTCGCTGCTTCAGCTCCGccttctccgcctccagctggtCGATGTCGGCCTGCAGGGCGTCCATCGTCTCCTCGAACTCCCTGCGGAGAGGAGGACAACGTGGCTGTTGACGTTGCGTTACAGAGGACGCTCGTCTCTCTGCAGAGGGGTTGCTTCttacttctccttcttcttcagcagAGTCTGGGCCTCGTCCAGCCGAGTCTGGATCTTCTCCACGCGTTCGTCTGCGTCTTTGGACGAACTGTCCAGCTTCTTCTCCAGCAGGCTGAGACGGACGCTCGCCTCGCTAAGCTCCTCCCCCTGAAAACAACGGTTTACCCAGCACACATCTTTCATCCGACAATCTTTCTTCTTTTGATTGAAGAGATTTGAAgacaataatatattataatatttgaaTGCACTGCTTAATTGCTACTGTGATTAAATATGTATAATTCatacatttctacatttatCCTCATTTAAATAGAAGCACCTGGGGAGCCTTTACACACCTTGATCTTCAGAGCCTTCTTCAGCTCTTTGATGACCGTCTCTCGGTCCTCCAGCTTCAAGCCGACTCCTTCGGCGTCGGTGATTTCAGCCCGAAGCGCTGCGGCCCGCATGTCCACAGGTGGAGGGTTCTGATGGATTAACGAGGGCAAAGCGTCATGGCGATTAATCTGTCTGAACCCAAACCTGCTTCACCGAGGAGACGAATGGAGAGGTGCAGAGCTCACCTTGTTCTGAGGCCTCTCCGAGTCGTACTCTCCCTCCTGCATGGCGGTGGCCATCTTGTTCATGGTTGCTATGACCATGCCGCAGGAGTGCCGCAGACACTCGTAGGGGTCGGCGCCCTGGGATCCATAGATCTGAAAGCGATGGAAGCTCGTCAACAACGGCAGCGCTCCCGTGATTTGTGCGATCACCTCCTCTGCAGAGAACCTGCAGCGCCGAGTGTCACCTGCTCTCCGGCCTTGAAGGCCACGTCCTCCAGCTTGACGGCCGACAGCCCCTCCTGCTCACCGAGAGGCGACACCATCTGAGCTCCGGCCGCCGCCACTTCCTGCAACACCGCCACCACCCAGGTCAGGTGCTTCCTGCAGTCCGACAGGGTGTCGCACACCTGCAGGGGCCAAAGGTCAACATGACTCAAATTATCACAAACATTCATGAAGAAATAAGAACAGCACAGACAAGGGACAGCGGTTGCCGTGGTTACCTGTTGTCCAAAGGTGAGAGCCGCGGGGATGCCCGGCGCGTCGGTTCCCGGCATCCGGCGGCGAATCTTCTTGCAGAACTGTCGGATGTCGCTGCAGGACGTCTCCAGGTCCTTGAGCAGCACGGCGAGGTCGGCCTTCTCCTGCCCGGCGTGGAGGAAGGACCGCAGACGCCCCACCTCCACCGCCATGCAGTCCAAGGCACTCTGGGTAAACTGCACGTGGacaccacagggggggggggggggggagtcaaacGGGTGGAGACGCCTCGCTCATGTTACCGTGTGGGTGGTGTCGGGACTCACTCTGATGTGATCGGCCAGCTGCATGGTGCAGTCCTCGTCCTGATCGGCCAGGTGGATGCTGTACAGGTGCTGCAGGTCCACATGCGGAGTTATCATAAACAGGCTGTGGTACGTACataaaatggtgtgtgtgtgtgtgtgtgtgtgtgtgcacacacctgGTAGTATTTAATGGCCTTGGTGAGCGGCTCCACGTTGACCGTCTCGTCCAGCTGGTCTTTGTGCAGAAGGTCGATGAGGAAATCAAGAGATCGTTCATGGACGCTCATCTCAGGGTAGAGAGAGCCGACCTTCTTATAGACATCCACGCTGCACTGAGCCAgagctctgacacacacacacacacacacacacacacacacgttgtgatTCTGTGAAATCTGGaactaaatattacatttgaaatgTTCCCTCAACAATAAGCATTATCTTTATTTCGTACTGTGATCTGCGTGGGACTTACTGCTCGTATTTGTGCAGCGTGGCCTGCAGCAGACTCAGCGAGTAGACCAAACCGCCCGCGAAGCTCAGCTGCTCCCCGACGGCGCCCTTCAGCCCGGCTCGCTCCACGCAGTTCTCGTTCAGCTCAAACTTCTCCTGGGCCTGTTTGCTGATCagctcggcctgcagacacacggGCGCGCGGGGAGTGAAAAGGGTTGAAATGGAGGTTCTGTCTCAGTGAGATCTGTGGTGAAAACAGAGAAGCGCGGCGCTCGACCTTGCAGACGAGTCTGGGgatgagcagcagcaccaggatGCAGTCGTGGTCTCCGCCGTGCCGGAGGAAGGACTCGGGCATGAAGGAGGTCAGGAGAGAAACGTGTCTGTTGGCCTGACCCACCTCCATCTTCCTCAGCTCCATCTCAATcgcctacacgcacacacacacacacaactgtaagTTTTAACTCAACAACCTCTCAACTCACAGAGCAGATTCAGGTTGTCTAACGTGATCACGCCGCTGAGAGCTTCTCATTATGTCTTAGTGACCTTGGCGTAGGCCTTCGTCTCTGCGAACTTGATCTTGAAGTCGAACATCTCTGCgggcgcctgctgctgcagctctgcagacgcttcCTGCTGACTGGTGAGCTCTCTGTTCACCTCCTGCggcgcaaacacacacgagggagagagagagagagagctcatGGAGCGCGGGCGTTCATGTGAAGACGACGCACTGCATCACCGCTGGCGTCCTCACCTGCAGGTGAGCCGTGAGCTCGCGGTATTTCTTGATGGTCTGCTGGTAGTCGGCTACGGTCTCTTGCGCCGCCTCGACGTGCTTCCCGGACTCCCGGACCTTCGCGGCGCCGAGGTCCAACATCTCCCTGAGCTCCAGCTCCGTCTCCCTGGCGTTCTCCTGCAGCTCGTCGTTCATCTCGTTTATAGCTTCCTGATtggcgggggacggggggggagggagggtgatgTCATTACAGCATTGTCAGTTTGTTCCGTTCTTCATTATCCATCTTGCACGcgcacacatttttatttctttccttttgttgttttgttgtcgtTTTGTCACATGCATATTTAGTTTTATGTTtgtaaattatatataaattataatattatataggTGGAAGCTTCAGATAAGCCCAGTTGGCTTTTTGCTTCTTCCTGCACAgtgatatttattatttctatattgtttattttgtattgcttgaattgtgcaaataaaaaaaattaaaactatCTTGTAGCAAAAACATACATCTCAAAATCCCTGCACGCACTGTAGGTGGTTAAAGTCAATGGAAAGCAGAGGTTGATTCATTCCAGTAGCACCTAAAAGACGTGGCCTTTATATTTCAAACATAATTCATATAAGAACTgaacagcagagggcagcacgTCCAATGAATGACTgatggaatgaatgaatgatggaaTGAGTCAGCCTGCTGAGGCACTTTAACTTTCTCTCACCTCCCGTACGAGCATCGACGCACAGAGATGCTGTGATCTTTTTAATAAACAAGCATATTGAATTGGAAGTCAATGAACTGACGGTTGTCTCTCACCAGGTCAGTCACCGTCTCCCTCATCTCCCGGACTTTCTCCTCCAGGTCCAGGTTCCTCTCGGTGAGcatctccaccatctcctccgCCCCCAAAGCTGCATCCACCTGAATCAAAGCGCATCGTCAGCATCACAAACATCTCCGTGGCAACACGAGTTTCCCGGAACaactgagaaagaaaaag belongs to Gasterosteus aculeatus chromosome 15, fGasAcu3.hap1.1, whole genome shotgun sequence and includes:
- the dctn1b gene encoding dynactin subunit 1 isoform X3; this encodes MSQTRRSTYSRTTSSGSSRMSSDGGGRPVKVGSPVEVIGKGQRGTVAYIGNTLFASGKWVGVILDEAKGKNDGTVQGKRYFTCEENRGIFVRQSQIQLVDDGADTTSPETPEAATGKVPKREILETPKSTKLRGLKPKKTTARRPKQPTRPAGGKGAASGSASASAGEMSSSEPSTPAQTPLAAPVIPALHSPGNPPAPAPTKEVVTMETQEEEALRGQVKDLEEKLETLKMKRTEDKAKLKELEKHKIQLEQLQEWKTKMQEQQAELQKQLKEAKREAKEAQEAKEHYMEEMSDTADAIEMATLDKEMAEERAESLQLEVDSHKEKVDELTMDLEILKHEIEEKGSDGAASSYHVKQLEEQNGRLKEALVRMRDLSSSEKQEHVKLQKQMEKKNVELDTLRAHKEKLQEEMAVAEKTIDELKEQVDAALGAEEMVEMLTERNLDLEEKVREMRETVTDLEAINEMNDELQENARETELELREMLDLGAAKVRESGKHVEAAQETVADYQQTIKKYRELTAHLQEVNRELTSQQEASAELQQQAPAEMFDFKIKFAETKAYAKAIEMELRKMEVGQANRHVSLLTSFMPESFLRHGGDHDCILVLLLIPRLVCKAELISKQAQEKFELNENCVERAGLKGAVGEQLSFAGGLVYSLSLLQATLHKYEQALAQCSVDVYKKVGSLYPEMSVHERSLDFLIDLLHKDQLDETVNVEPLTKAIKYYQHLYSIHLADQDEDCTMQLADHIRFTQSALDCMAVEVGRLRSFLHAGQEKADLAVLLKDLETSCSDIRQFCKKIRRRMPGTDAPGIPAALTFGQQVCDTLSDCRKHLTWVVAVLQEVAAAGAQMVSPLGEQEGLSAVKLEDVAFKAGEQIYGSQGADPYECLRHSCGMVIATMNKMATAMQEGEYDSERPQNKNPPPVDMRAAALRAEITDAEGVGLKLEDRETVIKELKKALKIKGEELSEASVRLSLLEKKLDSSSKDADERVEKIQTRLDEAQTLLKKKEKEFEETMDALQADIDQLEAEKAELKQRINSQSKMNVDGLRAAGPSGIASIVTGAAGAANVMPVSGSGVQVIDSPLLTQQIEAQRLCIKHLKNDNNRMKAEKMRAQLASLPPLHVTKLPCREGGRPEVLSSALYRKTDQLLETLLQMSANVKVVDITGKSPVTPGAQLLEQTARLQSLSDTLGRLKDEVAEHVVHQQAGARASSDFATFPSTSFVKAKEEKQGDTVLVGRVMVPCHSGQEQVHRLVLSQSQLHRVHSLLQT
- the dctn1b gene encoding dynactin subunit 1 isoform X1, with product MSQTRRSTYSRTTSSGSSRMSSDGGGRPVKVGSPVEVIGKGQRGTVAYIGNTLFASGKWVGVILDEAKGKNDGTVQGKRYFTCEENRGIFVRQSQIQLVDDGADTTSPETPEAATGKVPKREILETPKSTKLRGLKPKKTPAPRKTTARRPKQPTRPAGGKGAASGSASASAGEMSSSEPSTPAQTPLAAPVIPALHSPGNPPAPAPTKEVVTMETQEEEALRGQVKDLEEKLETLKMKRTEDKAKLKELEKHKIQLEQLQEWKTKMQEQQAELQKQLKEAKREAKEAQEAKEHYMEEMSDTADAIEMATLDKEMAEERAESLQLEVDSHKEKVDELTMDLEILKHEIEEKGSDGAASSYHVKQLEEQNGRLKEALVRMRDLSSSEKQEHVKLQKQMEKKNVELDTLRAHKEKLQEEMAVAEKTIDELKEQVDAALGAEEMVEMLTERNLDLEEKVREMRETVTDLEAINEMNDELQENARETELELREMLDLGAAKVRESGKHVEAAQETVADYQQTIKKYRELTAHLQEVNRELTSQQEASAELQQQAPAEMFDFKIKFAETKAYAKAIEMELRKMEVGQANRHVSLLTSFMPESFLRHGGDHDCILVLLLIPRLVCKAELISKQAQEKFELNENCVERAGLKGAVGEQLSFAGGLVYSLSLLQATLHKYEQALAQCSVDVYKKVGSLYPEMSVHERSLDFLIDLLHKDQLDETVNVEPLTKAIKYYQHLYSIHLADQDEDCTMQLADHIRFTQSALDCMAVEVGRLRSFLHAGQEKADLAVLLKDLETSCSDIRQFCKKIRRRMPGTDAPGIPAALTFGQQVCDTLSDCRKHLTWVVAVLQEVAAAGAQMVSPLGEQEGLSAVKLEDVAFKAGEQIYGSQGADPYECLRHSCGMVIATMNKMATAMQEGEYDSERPQNKNPPPVDMRAAALRAEITDAEGVGLKLEDRETVIKELKKALKIKGEELSEASVRLSLLEKKLDSSSKDADERVEKIQTRLDEAQTLLKKKEKEFEETMDALQADIDQLEAEKAELKQRINSQSKMNVDGLRAAGPSGIASIVTGAAGAANVMPVSGSGVQVIDSPLLTQQIEAQRLCIKHLKNDNNRMKAEKMRAQLASLPPLHVTKLPCREGGRPEVLSSALYRKTDQLLETLLQMSANVKVVDITGKSPVTPGAQLLEQTARLQSLSDTLGRLKDEVAEHVVHQQAGARASSDFATFPSTSFVKAKEEKQGDTVLVGRVMVPCHSGQEQVHRLVLSQSQLHRVHSLLQT
- the dctn1b gene encoding dynactin subunit 1 isoform X7; translated protein: MSQTRRSTYSRTTSSGSSRMSSDGGGRPVKVGSPVEVIGKGQRGTVAYIGNTLFASGKWVGVILDEAKGKNDGTVQGKRYFTCEENRGIFVRQSQIQLVDDGADTTSPETPEAATGKVPKREILETPKSTKLTTARRPKQPTRPAGGKGAASGSASASAGEMSSSEPSTPAQTPLAAPVIPALHSPGNPPAPAPTKEVVTMETQEEEALRGQVKDLEEKLETLKMKRTEDKAKLKELEKHKIQLEQLQEWKTKMQEQQAELQKQLKEAKREAKEAQEAKEHYMEEMSDTADAIEMATLDKEMAEERAESLQLEVDSHKEKVDELTMDLEILKHEIEEKGSDGAASSYHVKQLEEQNGRLKEALVRMRDLSSSEKQEHVKLQKQMEKKNVELDTLRAHKEKLQEEMAVAEKTIDELKEQVDAALGAEEMVEMLTERNLDLEEKVREMRETVTDLEAINEMNDELQENARETELELREMLDLGAAKVRESGKHVEAAQETVADYQQTIKKYRELTAHLQEVNRELTSQQEASAELQQQAPAEMFDFKIKFAETKAYAKAIEMELRKMEVGQANRHVSLLTSFMPESFLRHGGDHDCILVLLLIPRLVCKAELISKQAQEKFELNENCVERAGLKGAVGEQLSFAGGLVYSLSLLQATLHKYEQALAQCSVDVYKKVGSLYPEMSVHERSLDFLIDLLHKDQLDETVNVEPLTKAIKYYQHLYSIHLADQDEDCTMQLADHIRFTQSALDCMAVEVGRLRSFLHAGQEKADLAVLLKDLETSCSDIRQFCKKIRRRMPGTDAPGIPAALTFGQQVCDTLSDCRKHLTWVVAVLQEVAAAGAQMVSPLGEQEGLSAVKLEDVAFKAGEQIYGSQGADPYECLRHSCGMVIATMNKMATAMQEGEYDSERPQNKNPPPVDMRAAALRAEITDAEGVGLKLEDRETVIKELKKALKIKGEELSEASVRLSLLEKKLDSSSKDADERVEKIQTRLDEAQTLLKKKEKEFEETMDALQADIDQLEAEKAELKQRINSQSKMNVDGLRAAGPSGIASIVTGAAGAANVMPVSGSGVQVIDSPLLTQQIEAQRLCIKHLKNDNNRMKAEKMRAQLASLPPLHVTKLPCREGGRPEVLSSALYRKTDQLLETLLQMSANVKVVDITGKSPVTPGAQLLEQTARLQSLSDTLGRLKDEVAEHVVHQQAGARASSDFATFPSTSFVKAKEEKQGDTVLVGRVMVPCHSGQEQVHRLVLSQSQLHRVHSLLQT
- the dctn1b gene encoding dynactin subunit 1 isoform X8 — its product is MSQTRRSTYSRTTSSGSSRMSSDGGGRPVKVGSPVEVIGKGQRGTVAYIGNTLFASGKWVGVILDEAKGKNDGTVQGKRYFTCEENRGIFVRQSQIQLVDDGADTTSPETPEAATGKVPKREILETPKSTKLRGLKPKKTTARRPKQPTRPAGGKGAASGSASASAGEMSSSEPSTPAQTPLAAPVIPALHSPGNPPAPAPTKEEEALRGQVKDLEEKLETLKMKRTEDKAKLKELEKHKIQLEQLQEWKTKMQEQQAELQKQLKEAKREAKEAQEAKEHYMEEMSDTADAIEMATLDKEMAEERAESLQLEVDSHKEKVDELTMDLEILKHEIEEKGSDGAASSYHVKQLEEQNGRLKEALVRMRDLSSSEKQEHVKLQKQMEKKNVELDTLRAHKEKLQEEMAVAEKTIDELKEQVDAALGAEEMVEMLTERNLDLEEKVREMRETVTDLEAINEMNDELQENARETELELREMLDLGAAKVRESGKHVEAAQETVADYQQTIKKYRELTAHLQEVNRELTSQQEASAELQQQAPAEMFDFKIKFAETKAYAKAIEMELRKMEVGQANRHVSLLTSFMPESFLRHGGDHDCILVLLLIPRLVCKAELISKQAQEKFELNENCVERAGLKGAVGEQLSFAGGLVYSLSLLQATLHKYEQALAQCSVDVYKKVGSLYPEMSVHERSLDFLIDLLHKDQLDETVNVEPLTKAIKYYQHLYSIHLADQDEDCTMQLADHIRFTQSALDCMAVEVGRLRSFLHAGQEKADLAVLLKDLETSCSDIRQFCKKIRRRMPGTDAPGIPAALTFGQQVCDTLSDCRKHLTWVVAVLQEVAAAGAQMVSPLGEQEGLSAVKLEDVAFKAGEQIYGSQGADPYECLRHSCGMVIATMNKMATAMQEGEYDSERPQNKNPPPVDMRAAALRAEITDAEGVGLKLEDRETVIKELKKALKIKGEELSEASVRLSLLEKKLDSSSKDADERVEKIQTRLDEAQTLLKKKEKEFEETMDALQADIDQLEAEKAELKQRINSQSKMNVDGLRAAGPSGIASIVTGAAGAANVMPVSGSGVQVIDSPLLTQQIEAQRLCIKHLKNDNNRMKAEKMRAQLASLPPLHVTKLPCREGGRPEVLSSALYRKTDQLLETLLQMSANVKVVDITGKSPVTPGAQLLEQTARLQSLSDTLGRLKDEVAEHVVHQQAGARASSDFATFPSTSFVKAKEEKQGDTVLVGRVMVPCHSGQEQVHRLVLSQSQLHRVHSLLQT
- the dctn1b gene encoding dynactin subunit 1 isoform X4 is translated as MNYKTTSSGSSRMSSDGGGRPVKVGSPVEVIGKGQRGTVAYIGNTLFASGKWVGVILDEAKGKNDGTVQGKRYFTCEENRGIFVRQSQIQLVDDGADTTSPETPEAATGKVPKREILETPKSTKLRGLKPKKTPAPRKTTARRPKQPTRPAGGKGAASGSASASAGEMSSSEPSTPAQTPLAAPVIPALHSPGNPPAPAPTKEVVTMETQEEEALRGQVKDLEEKLETLKMKRTEDKAKLKELEKHKIQLEQLQEWKTKMQEQQAELQKQLKEAKREAKEAQEAKEHYMEEMSDTADAIEMATLDKEMAEERAESLQLEVDSHKEKVDELTMDLEILKHEIEEKGSDGAASSYHVKQLEEQNGRLKEALVRMRDLSSSEKQEHVKLQKQMEKKNVELDTLRAHKEKLQEEMAVAEKTIDELKEQVDAALGAEEMVEMLTERNLDLEEKVREMRETVTDLEAINEMNDELQENARETELELREMLDLGAAKVRESGKHVEAAQETVADYQQTIKKYRELTAHLQEVNRELTSQQEASAELQQQAPAEMFDFKIKFAETKAYAKAIEMELRKMEVGQANRHVSLLTSFMPESFLRHGGDHDCILVLLLIPRLVCKAELISKQAQEKFELNENCVERAGLKGAVGEQLSFAGGLVYSLSLLQATLHKYEQALAQCSVDVYKKVGSLYPEMSVHERSLDFLIDLLHKDQLDETVNVEPLTKAIKYYQHLYSIHLADQDEDCTMQLADHIRFTQSALDCMAVEVGRLRSFLHAGQEKADLAVLLKDLETSCSDIRQFCKKIRRRMPGTDAPGIPAALTFGQQVCDTLSDCRKHLTWVVAVLQEVAAAGAQMVSPLGEQEGLSAVKLEDVAFKAGEQIYGSQGADPYECLRHSCGMVIATMNKMATAMQEGEYDSERPQNKNPPPVDMRAAALRAEITDAEGVGLKLEDRETVIKELKKALKIKGEELSEASVRLSLLEKKLDSSSKDADERVEKIQTRLDEAQTLLKKKEKEFEETMDALQADIDQLEAEKAELKQRINSQSKMNVDGLRAAGPSGIASIVTGAAGAANVMPVSGSGVQVIDSPLLTQQIEAQRLCIKHLKNDNNRMKAEKMRAQLASLPPLHVTKLPCREGGRPEVLSSALYRKTDQLLETLLQMSANVKVVDITGKSPVTPGAQLLEQTARLQSLSDTLGRLKDEVAEHVVHQQAGARASSDFATFPSTSFVKAKEEKQGDTVLVGRVMVPCHSGQEQVHRLVLSQSQLHRVHSLLQT
- the dctn1b gene encoding dynactin subunit 1 isoform X11 gives rise to the protein MSQTRRSTYSRTTSSGSSRMSSDGGGRPVKVGSPVEVIGKGQRGTVAYIGNTLFASGKWVGVILDEAKGKNDGTVQGKRYFTCEENRGIFVRQSQIQLVDDGADTTSPETPEAATGKVPKREILETPKSTKLTTARRPKQPTRPAGGKGAASGSASASAGEMSSSEPSTPAQTPLAAPVIPALHSPGNPPAPAPTKEEEALRGQVKDLEEKLETLKMKRTEDKAKLKELEKHKIQLEQLQEWKTKMQEQQAELQKQLKEAKREAKEAQEAKEHYMEEMSDTADAIEMATLDKEMAEERAESLQLEVDSHKEKVDELTMDLEILKHEIEEKGSDGAASSYHVKQLEEQNGRLKEALVRMRDLSSSEKQEHVKLQKQMEKKNVELDTLRAHKEKLQEEMAVAEKTIDELKEQVDAALGAEEMVEMLTERNLDLEEKVREMRETVTDLEAINEMNDELQENARETELELREMLDLGAAKVRESGKHVEAAQETVADYQQTIKKYRELTAHLQEVNRELTSQQEASAELQQQAPAEMFDFKIKFAETKAYAKAIEMELRKMEVGQANRHVSLLTSFMPESFLRHGGDHDCILVLLLIPRLVCKAELISKQAQEKFELNENCVERAGLKGAVGEQLSFAGGLVYSLSLLQATLHKYEQALAQCSVDVYKKVGSLYPEMSVHERSLDFLIDLLHKDQLDETVNVEPLTKAIKYYQHLYSIHLADQDEDCTMQLADHIRFTQSALDCMAVEVGRLRSFLHAGQEKADLAVLLKDLETSCSDIRQFCKKIRRRMPGTDAPGIPAALTFGQQVCDTLSDCRKHLTWVVAVLQEVAAAGAQMVSPLGEQEGLSAVKLEDVAFKAGEQIYGSQGADPYECLRHSCGMVIATMNKMATAMQEGEYDSERPQNKNPPPVDMRAAALRAEITDAEGVGLKLEDRETVIKELKKALKIKGEELSEASVRLSLLEKKLDSSSKDADERVEKIQTRLDEAQTLLKKKEKEFEETMDALQADIDQLEAEKAELKQRINSQSKMNVDGLRAAGPSGIASIVTGAAGAANVMPVSGSGVQVIDSPLLTQQIEAQRLCIKHLKNDNNRMKAEKMRAQLASLPPLHVTKLPCREGGRPEVLSSALYRKTDQLLETLLQMSANVKVVDITGKSPVTPGAQLLEQTARLQSLSDTLGRLKDEVAEHVVHQQAGARASSDFATFPSTSFVKAKEEKQGDTVLVGRVMVPCHSGQEQVHRLVLSQSQLHRVHSLLQT